Part of the Lotus japonicus ecotype B-129 chromosome 6, LjGifu_v1.2 genome, TATCTGGGTTTCATTACATCATATCACACACTTCACATAAATATATTACACATATCTTTCTTATAAAGgtatctttcttttttctttttccgaTCGATCTCGTCCTTCTTATATGTAATATGATCTCCTATCATATGAGATTATCATGTTATATTTGTATCTCTTTTTAAAAGCTTTGAACTGAGAtgtttataaatttaaattatcaTCAAATTAATACTAGAATAAGtggattaatttttaaaaactttcTAAAGAGGCTTAATAACATATTTCTCCTTGTTTTCAAAAGGAGTGTGCTAGGAAGAAATTATATGTTCGATATGTGTGGATGAAATGATAATAGAACAAACAAGTCACTTCACCTTTGAATAAGTCCAAAGGGCATAAAAAAAATCCAGAGTTGAACAAACAAGTCACTTCACCTTTGAACAAACAAGTCACTTCACCTTTGAATAAGTCCAAAGAACATTACTCACTGACAATGCAGAACGAATTGAATCTATGCTCACCGATCCTATAAACGCCACACTCATATAAATTTGCAAAAGTAAAAGCATAGTTGCTCATAGCATGACACAAGTGATCCCTCGCACAACATACACTGACATCTTAAACTGCAGTCTACAATCACAATTGCAGCAACATCAAAGTTTTTGCAGTGTCCACAACTACACAACCTAAAAAACCTTAGATTATTCATCACATGGGAAACAGTCCTCCTTACGTTGTCCAACTGGGAAATTTCGCTTCCATCAACATCTTAGAAGGGCAGGCAAACGGTGAACACTATGAGATGCGGAGCGTGTCATTCCGTGCTGATGAGAGAATTGCAGAAGTTTCAATCAAGGTCCTCAAAGGACCAGACAAGAGACCCAACGGCAAGTTCCTCATCTCAATCACAGACAGTGACAAAGCAAATGTTATATCCTTCCGCTTCTGGCCTTACAGGTTTGAAATGATGGtggaaaaagaagaaggaaatcaTGTCAAGGTGatgttagaaaaataaaaaataaaaaatatacaaagtTACTCAGAAAATTTCATGTTTGTAATTATGCATTCATGCTACTTTTAATTTCTAATTGTTACTAATTTTATTTCTACCATAGGTGAATTACGCCAAGACAAAAGTTGTTCATGATAAGGACTACATGATATGGCTAACAACACTTGCTAGGGTAGGAATCACGTTTCCGCGTCTAAATATCTACGAGAAGGATGCTACCAAGAATAGGAAGATGACAACCACCCCAGACGGTGGCATTATTGAGACGGCCCTCAACCCTTATAGGGTCGTGGGCCGTGACAGGCAAAAGGGTCTGGTGGTGATCGAGTGGAAGAAGAAGGTGTGGAATCAGAACCCATACGAGGTTGTTGTTTCACACTACTTTGCAAGCTTGCAAGGAAACAATACCGGATTCTCCGTGGTGGCGAGGATTCGAGGGGAAGATGGACCTGGAGCTTTGAAACTGGAGGGACCGGTTTTTCACCCCGCCACTGCGTTGTTTGAGATGTTTGATAATGTTTTGAGAAGTGGAAGCTGGACGCCAAACGCGTGCCCTCACTGTGCTGCTTGTAACAACAACAATGCTGCTACCAAACAAAGTGAAGTTACAACAATGTCACCGAATAATGGTGAAAGTAGCAAGAGAAACCAACAAGTGTTTCCTCCAAATCAAAGTCAAGTTACCATTTCACCTAATGGTGAAAGCAGAAAGCAAGACCAACAAGTGTTTCCTCCCAATCAAAGCCCAGTTATCACCATGTCGCAACCCAGAAATGGTGAAAAAACCAGGCCAAACCAACAATGGTTTAGTAGCCTTCTTGAATGATTAATATAATAACCATACCTTAATGAACAACATGGTCCTTGGACGTATAATAAATAAAGCATGTTATAGATCGAAGTTATGCATGCAGTTTTATTAGCTTAGTGCTGTTGTCCTGTAGAAAAGAGAACTTAGGTTTGCTTCCCTGTTTGCAATAATTACAGCAACCAATGAAATGGTGATCTTAATTGACTTTGTTAATTAAGTACACTACCAAATAGGTAGTTTACGGGTACATCGTTTGTAACATGTAAGTATTAATTGATATGTAACTATATGTAGTAAGATTTGTAGCTTGGTTTTGTCTAGGGTCCCTATATGAAAAATGATATCACGCAAATTACCTATGCATTATGGCTAAAATTAGCTAGTAGATAGCAAAACAAACTGTCTAAATTAATGGCGTATCAGGAATTTACTTTAACACTGGTTAAATCCTTAGCAAATTTTTGTTTTGCAGTTCgataaaattatgtttttttttgttacacgaTAAAATTATGTTTAATAGAACTcagttaaaaataattaagtttgataaaaagaaatttaaaagaATGAGTTTGTATTTGACAGTGATGTgtaaaagtaaaatttaaaaaattaatgttgttcggataaaattaaataaaatccgATCTCTTTTAGACTTTTATAAAGATAAATTTACTAAAATACAATTAACTAAAAATAGTCTTTGAAAACTAATATGTAAACATGTGTAAAATagtaaaaaatacataaaacaTGTATAGCGAGAGTTTTCGACCACCACTAAATGCATGTGTTTAGGAATGCAAACTTTTTGAGAGTtaaattatgttttatttaGCATTTAACGGATGTTAAAAACCGCTACTAAACACATATGTCTAGTGTCATACATTACtaaaaattatcattttttatttccacATTTGTGAAACGAATTATCCTTCAAAAGTCCTTTCATGATCGAATAAGTTAAAGTGGGTATCACTATCAACTATCAAATCATGTATGCATAATGAATTTTGAATTGAACATAAGGAATAAACAATGGCAACAAGAGAACTAATTCAATCGGAAAAGGATAATAATAAGAACCGAAGGCTTATATTCGAAATATGTTGAATAAATAGTAAAGAAATGAGTAATGTTTTCACTGgtgtgtgaaaaaaaaattgcaggAAATGATTTTGGGGATGGTTTGTGACACCTACATCCTAATGCTGCAATTTTTTTCGCTGAATATCTAATGAGTGTTGCCTACTGTGCTAGGGTCTTACTTATTTGAATATAGGCTCATCGGAATTTATTgaagtttatttattaaaaaatgtactaaataaactCTTAAAAGTGCTATTTATTTATATCCAAACGGGTAAGTACCTCTATTCCAAAGAAATAGGTTCTCTCAATTCCAAATAGAGGTTAACAATCAGGTACAATTCCAAATTGTAGATTACTTTCCAATAATTGTTGTAagtcaaagtttttttttccttactttTCATGATGTTCTGATTTTAAATTGATCTTTTATATACACTACTTTCTTTAATTAGAAATATAGTATAACATAaatttgctgttttttttttgacattataAATTTGCTGTTGAAATGTATTAAAAATGGATAATGTACCAGCAAGTATATATGGATTATATGCCATATGTTTGGAAAGAAGAATCATCTTTCAATGTATGCACATTGCAATTTGCgaagtctgagatgaagatAAGGAGCTCAAAAGGGACATAACTAGGTTAGActaatcaataaaaaaatgcaTCCACAATCTTAAGGAATAAAAATTGGCTTAGCATATCTACTCTAGTAGAGATAGCTGCCCCCCATATAAGAGAAAAGTACATCTTTACTCATTTAATTAatacatttttcattttaatttatacGATAAGTAACGAAGTTCTTCAACTGCAAGAGTCTATATATCCATCTTCCTATCTAACCAAAAAAGTCCTTATCCAATTATTCCAATTATTGGCAATAAAAATTCATTATTAATTTTACCTATTAAACATTTAAAGTGATGATCATAAACATACAATTTTCGAAGAATCTTATTAGAAAATGCATGTAACCATCAATCAAATTCATTTGAAGATGGATATTTTTAAGATATATTCTTTATATGTGGAAGCCATCTTCAAAGAATGGATTCTTACCAATCATCCCCAACTCACAGTAAGTAAATAGTTTAACTCTTTTAATTTATGatatttcaatatttaaatgGTGGggtgtctaaatgactcatgataaagttttggttaaataacccatcatccaatcacattggagataaatgagttgaaatttctatattttatttattaatttatttccaactcatttatctccaatatgattggatggtgagttatttaacccaaaccttatcatgagtcatttagacaaccccttaaaTGGTATGTATGGAGAATGATTTGTTAGAAGAGTTATAACTCATAAGCATTTAAGATGATGTATGAGGCTTAAGAGTTAGTATCATTATCTTATAGCAACTGGATGTGAGAGCAGGCAGGTTAAGAGTGGTGGGGGCATTTGCCCCcacttgattttaaaaaatatagtaAGGGCATATTAGAGTATTAATATAATAAGTGTTATTATGTTACCATATTGTAGAAAATGCCCCCACTGAGTAGAAAATGTCCCATAATATGATGTATTTACAAACTTTTCATATTaatattctatattttttatgttactAATTTATGTGTGTATATTGCCCCCACAATAATAAATTTCTTGATCTGTCACTGTCACTGTCACTGTGTGAGAATACCTTAGAAAATGTTCTTTCACTTCCAAAGCATTAACACCATCCATTTTCTGATAATCACTAGTCAAACTCAATTTCCTAAAGATATTCTGATTTTAGTGGGTGAAAGTGAAATATGCAAAAAGATTATGCCAAAACAGAATTTTCCTTCCAAATATGCTTATTGAACACCAAATTCTCTTGGTAGCGTGAGAAGACCGCCACCATTATCCCATGAAGATGCAACATGAACAGAGAAACAGGGCCCATCACTCTATCCACATAAATTCTCAGAACCAGAAACAAAAATCACAAGAAACATTGAAACTCAACAAGGAAAACCAACATGGGAAATACACCTAGTGGCTCTTCCACAATCCAACTGGGAAAATCTGCATCCATGGCAGTGAGCAGAAGCCATGGCAATGGCTACTTCGGAGCAGAGTCCTACAACCATGAAGAAATGAGTGCAACCTTCCATGTAGATGACAGAACCACCACATCATCAATCAGGAAATTCAAGAAACCAAGCAGCAACCGCGTCGAGAGGTTCGTGATCACGATCACAGACAGTGATCAAAAGGTCAAATCATGGCGGGTTTGGCCTTACAGATTCGAAATGGTGGTAGAAACCACACAACAAAACCAATACCTGAATGTGAGTCATGCAAAAACAGGAGTGATCCAAGATGTTGATGTTTTATGGGTCCTTGTAGCGGCATGGTACAAGGGTGGTGTTTCAAATCCTTTGAATTTGTACGACAAGAATGCTCTCAACAATCCAATGAAAATGGTTGCTGCAGATGGTAGTGTCACTTTCACTTACCTTAACTTCTACAGGGTTCAAGGTAATGACAAACAAAAGGGTCTTGTGGTGATTGaggtgaagaagatgagaatggaAGAGAGTCCATTCGAAGTGATTGTGTCACACTATTTTGCAAGTTTAGGAAAAACAAAAGCTGGGTTCTCTGTGGTGGCGAAAATGCGAGGGGGTGATGGAGATTGTTTGAAATTGGAGGGACCAATTCTTCACCCTGCTACTGATTTATTTGAGATGTTTGATAAAGTTTCAAAAAATGGGCATTGGACACCAAACTTGTGTCCTCATTGTGCTAAAGCTAGTAATTATAACAGTAATAGCAATCAAGGTAGTGTTGGAGGAGCCACCAATGGAAGGAGCATGAGGATTCAGAACAAGCctaagggtggtggtggtggtggattaGAATCTCTGTTTCCAGGGAAAGTTCAGATGCCAGAGTCTGAGAGTGAAGATAgtgatgatggagatgatgattcGGAAGCTACAACAAGCAAAGGTGAGCCCAGCAAACAACATCGGAAGCGGGTCACTGTTGTGAAGAAAAACCTTGGAATTATAGTATATCAATAGGTTTTAGCAAGTAGCATGATTTTCTATTACATATTTGATATCAATGTAAgtgaaatattattaataaaaatgtttgtTAGATCTTATGATAATGCTAACATTTATCTAGACAAATGTTCTCATAGCGCATAGCGAATGCAATCAAAACTTATTTGTGTACATTAAAATAGGGTGACATTCACCGTACACTTATAATTTGTGACAGTTTCTGACCACCataaaagaaattttaaaatttatggaGAAAAATCGCTGCAAATTGCATGTGTATTATTATTACATGAATCAGAGCTACATGCAATAATCCTAAATTTGTCTCtgttttttgaaataaaaaataatccaTACAACTTGAAATACACATCGCTTAATGAGAGTAGAAACTTAATGGAATATATGAGTAGAAGAGGGAAAATatgaaatataatatatgatggggttgaaaaaaaaagtaagaaaggAAGAGAGTGATAGTTTGAACATATCTAACTTGGAATTTATCTTCTCACTTTAGAATGTAAAGTAAGTCATTACATCATTAATAGTGATCATCTAATCCAAAAAGTCAATGAACATAACTCAATCATTGGTGTGATGATCAATGTTACCCCATAACTCACTTTAGAGAAGTTGGACCCCAAAACCATTTTGAAGTGAAAGGGTTAAATTGGAATCAAAACCTAATTGAAAAAGGACCTAAAGAGTAAATTCACCTTGTCACTAATCTAATAGGAGTAACATATGTTGACTatcatttttttgttgttgattgtTGAGTGTTGACTCACATTGGAGGATCATCAATATGAACAAAAAGCCTCTCACGTTTCTTGCCACAACCATTTCGGCCAAGTTCAACGTTCCTCCTCGATTCTACTGTTCTCCAACCTCGCCTCCCTCTTCTCCTTCGTCCAACAAGCTCTTTGTCGGAGGTACCTCACTCTCTTTCTTCCTCGCCTGTTATGCTCAATCTCCATTGTTAACACTGACATTGTTTCAGGGCTGTCATGGTCAGTTGACGAGAAGTCCCTCCAAGACGCTTTCTCTTCGTTCGGACAAGTCACTGAAGGTAATGTGACTCTGAATAGCTTTCTGGGTCTTTGTTCTCTTGCCCATTTTCGCAAGTTTCTGATATGCTGCTATGTGTTCGACGTTATGTCTCAATGAGTTGTTTTTGAGAAATTGGAACCAATGAATATGTGTAGAACAGTAGAAGTGTCATTTTGGAAGGATATCTATCTATCTTGTAGAAATGTTGCTTTGATGGCAGTGTTTTTATTGAAACCTGCAAGGGAGTCCTAACTCACTATGAAAGTAGTTAGTTGAAATTTTATCTTAGGTGAAAATTTGGTTGGAGTTATTCCAGAAATGGATAAACTAGATTACTAGAAACTTATTATTGTCTGAATGAATTATGCAAAGTAAAATATGTTACAGAATAATGAAGCAAGAAAGCTTAACACCCTCCTATAGAGGATTAGTTTCATATTATGTTTGAAGTGCATTTTAATAGTTTATCTGAAGGATGTTTTCTCACTTCCAAATCCAATGGTGTTGTTGAGCTATCTCAACAAATGGTGGAAGTAAGGAATTAACATATAAATAGCAGTAGATCAAAATTACTGGTATAAGAGGATATTATAGCTGttgtaaatatttattattaaaagaAATATTAAGTTCTTGCTCTACCTTGGGTATGTTGCAAGTTCTGGCATCTTCTGTGCTTTGGATGCTtgtaataaaagaaaatatctaTCCAGTTCAGTATTGTTTAATCCATACACATCTGACAATTCCACCGTATAACTCTTGCTATGTTTGGGCATTGCATATGGTCTATAAATGATGAGCTTGTAGTTGCCATTAAGTTATTTTGTAAACTCATGGAACACCCTTTTCATGGGTTCACGTTCATTCAAGGTACAAACAATTATGTTTGATTCAGCTATTGTCTCAACCATATGGTCTAAATCAATGGGGTCCTTTTCTTGTAGTGAGGATCGTGTATGATAAAGACAGtggaaggtctagaggctttGGATTTGTCATCTTTTCAGCTGAAGATGATGCCAAATCTGCAAAGGATTCAATGAATGGAAAGGTCAGATGTTATGAATATCAAGTatgtatgtttggatacataatGAAAAATCACAGTGGATTCCTTTACCTTTTGAGGCTGTTCACCGTGATTTTGGCTTCACGGTGGTTTTTTCGTCTTGTATTCAAACATGCACTACATCATTGCCTATTTATGTTCCTTCTTATGGTGATGTTTTCTCTGCAGGCATTGTTAGGTAGACCATTGAGGATTAGTTTTGCTCTCGAGAAGGCCCGTGGTGTACCTATTGTAGTTCCCAGATTTTCAAATATTGGAAATTTAAACAAGCACTAGTTCAATTTGGCTTATGAAATTTGTTAGTGACTCTAAATCATACTTGAAATTTATGTGAGTAAAGTGAAAGTGTATTGAGCCTAGAATTTGTATTCTAACTTCTAAGTTAAgagtattttaataattttacccCAAACACTGATGCTTTCATTTAAAATTTAACCCACTTTCATGCATAGCATATTAAAAATTGTCATTGTATTACGATCCAACATCCTTATTACATGTATCGAGTATGTTAATAGAGAAAATACTTATGTTGTCAAACATCTTAGGTAAGCAAAATATCACTTATCTAATAGAAACAATAACATTtatacaaaaattaaaataatattggcTTCTACAAACATTACTTTAGTACTTTCACTGTAGAATTTAAAAGGAAGCAACTTGAAGGGAATCAGAATCATGAACCAACATTTTGTTCTCTAATTGCAAGAATTTTGCAAAAGCACCAACTAATGGTGC contains:
- the LOC130726641 gene encoding uncharacterized protein LOC130726641, whose protein sequence is MGNSPPYVVQLGNFASINILEGQANGEHYEMRSVSFRADERIAEVSIKVLKGPDKRPNGKFLISITDSDKANVISFRFWPYRFEMMVEKEEGNHVKVNYAKTKVVHDKDYMIWLTTLARVGITFPRLNIYEKDATKNRKMTTTPDGGIIETALNPYRVVGRDRQKGLVVIEWKKKVWNQNPYEVVVSHYFASLQGNNTGFSVVARIRGEDGPGALKLEGPVFHPATALFEMFDNVLRSGSWTPNACPHCAACNNNNAATKQSEVTTMSPNNGESSKRNQQVFPPNQSQVTISPNGESRKQDQQVFPPNQSPVITMSQPRNGEKTRPNQQWFSSLLE
- the LOC130726025 gene encoding glycine-rich RNA-binding protein 4, mitochondrial-like, with protein sequence MNKKPLTFLATTISAKFNVPPRFYCSPTSPPSSPSSNKLFVGGLSWSVDEKSLQDAFSSFGQVTEVRIVYDKDSGRSRGFGFVIFSAEDDAKSAKDSMNGKALLGRPLRISFALEKARGVPIVVPRFSNIGNLNKH